From one Neorhizobium galegae genomic stretch:
- a CDS encoding tetratricopeptide repeat protein: protein MPLPQKALFGLAYMLASGEFELPRDYLARLLWAGDQDAAKINFRKMAERVRKCAVDGWPAPLDFTASTVQLSAEPLEADFSVFSSDLEALPRLNAMSKLMTRQFMDEANLPIGLKPWIEKQRSVQWQRFRAGLFEAQAAAASRSEWADVKDSAKQLLERDPGDSAVREVLLGAHRHDDQIGSSRSSVSRAEFTLPVGTAIVPSMPMELPRLVLLPPQEAEQNAAYPARALMEDITISLCSLRTVAVVAPYTAARIRQDADKMAQLERHSISYVLDTNISSEGLFVQMIFLPSDSVLWAERFRLNASSLASHRRQVAQMIVMAISGHLQRTEIVLADYRAHPDVYRSYLTSAQHLNKFTLPDVRRARNAFRETLRMRGDFAPALAGLSRTYSWEWVLTARGETELLAQAEETARKAVALQPELASAHRELGLSRLYLGDVDGSLEAFDRAEGLSPHLADAICGYADALVHASKPADGLAKISNAIRLNPICPDDYFWIAAGASYFLGEFHQAISYIDRMGDSSSARRLLAASYAMAGDTAKARFHRRRAQELNPQFDLDKWLSVLPVKEQWQKELYREGLMKAGF from the coding sequence GTGCCCCTGCCGCAGAAGGCACTGTTTGGCCTCGCTTATATGTTGGCCAGCGGTGAATTTGAACTACCGCGAGATTATCTGGCGCGGCTGCTCTGGGCCGGCGATCAAGACGCCGCCAAAATCAACTTTCGAAAAATGGCCGAGCGCGTGCGGAAATGCGCCGTGGACGGCTGGCCCGCGCCACTCGATTTCACGGCTTCGACCGTACAGCTATCTGCCGAGCCCCTTGAGGCGGATTTCTCCGTCTTCTCCAGTGATCTTGAAGCACTGCCGCGATTGAACGCGATGTCGAAATTGATGACGCGGCAGTTTATGGACGAAGCCAATTTACCCATCGGCCTAAAACCATGGATCGAGAAACAACGGTCGGTCCAGTGGCAACGCTTTCGCGCAGGGCTCTTCGAGGCACAAGCCGCCGCGGCGAGTCGGTCGGAATGGGCCGATGTCAAGGATAGCGCAAAACAACTCCTCGAACGCGATCCGGGCGATTCCGCTGTACGTGAGGTGTTGCTGGGGGCGCATCGTCATGATGACCAAATTGGATCCTCTAGATCATCGGTCAGTCGAGCTGAGTTCACGCTGCCCGTAGGGACAGCAATCGTCCCCTCAATGCCCATGGAACTGCCCCGGCTGGTATTACTTCCTCCCCAGGAAGCAGAGCAAAACGCCGCTTATCCAGCCCGCGCATTGATGGAAGATATCACGATAAGTCTTTGCTCCTTGAGGACGGTGGCGGTCGTTGCTCCGTATACGGCTGCCCGCATCCGGCAGGATGCGGATAAGATGGCTCAGCTGGAGAGACATTCCATCTCCTACGTCCTTGACACGAACATCAGCAGCGAAGGTCTCTTCGTACAGATGATCTTCCTTCCCTCGGACAGCGTTTTGTGGGCGGAACGCTTCCGCCTCAATGCCAGCTCGCTTGCTTCACACCGCAGACAAGTGGCACAGATGATCGTGATGGCAATCAGCGGCCACCTCCAGCGCACCGAAATTGTGCTCGCTGATTACCGTGCTCATCCGGATGTCTACAGGTCCTATCTTACAAGCGCCCAGCATCTCAACAAGTTCACGCTCCCTGACGTGCGCCGGGCTAGAAATGCCTTTCGAGAAACGCTGAGAATGCGCGGGGATTTCGCGCCGGCATTGGCGGGTTTGTCCCGTACCTACTCCTGGGAATGGGTCTTGACGGCGCGGGGAGAGACCGAACTGCTGGCTCAGGCGGAAGAAACGGCAAGAAAAGCAGTGGCCCTGCAGCCGGAACTGGCATCGGCGCACCGGGAGCTTGGGCTATCGAGGCTTTACCTTGGCGATGTCGACGGAAGCCTGGAGGCATTCGATCGGGCGGAAGGATTGAGCCCACACCTTGCCGACGCAATATGCGGGTATGCCGACGCTCTGGTTCATGCATCGAAGCCTGCCGATGGGTTAGCGAAAATCAGCAACGCTATCCGCCTAAATCCGATATGCCCCGACGATTATTTCTGGATTGCGGCCGGCGCCAGCTATTTCCTGGGTGAATTTCATCAGGCGATCAGCTATATCGACCGAATGGGGGACTCCTCGTCGGCTCGGAGATTGCTTGCGGCCAGCTATGCTATGGCCGGCGATACCGCGAAAGCACGCTTCCATCGCCGCCGGGCTCAGGAGCTCAATCCGCAATTCGATCTCGACAAATGGCTTTCCGTACTTCCGGTGAAAGAACAATGGCAGAAGGAACTCTACCGAGAGGGCCTGATGAAAGCCGGGTTTTAG
- a CDS encoding YcaO-like family protein — MDRICLPEETYERVRPFLKTLGITRIGRQTGLDHIGIPVWCAYTPNAKSIVVAQGKGLTDADARTSAVMEAIERAVACDPFLPIKNVSASALSDADERVDLLVPLLGRNQSPPRATETMAFAAGEDLFSFDRVYVPAEAVSLDRTLSNCRYWQSSDGLASGNTHDEAIFHGLLERIERDAHVLWQVLPESSQHSRCLEPDAFSDEEVRSLIAKIEDAGILLRMFDMTSDIGIPCIGAFLAAKTALAARAPRYVDVTFGCGAHPSSERAAMRALTEAAQSRVTYISGARDDVFHETYRRPLPERLLKLFSADPSRGVPLPGPNDLAGILGNLKRSGITQAIAVRLSEPALPFAVVKILVPGLESPEGERRYRFGDRAMTASFTS, encoded by the coding sequence ATGGACCGCATCTGCTTACCCGAGGAGACCTATGAGCGGGTGCGTCCTTTTCTGAAGACGCTTGGGATAACCCGTATTGGCCGCCAGACCGGACTCGATCATATCGGCATTCCGGTTTGGTGCGCCTATACTCCAAACGCCAAATCGATCGTGGTTGCTCAAGGCAAAGGGCTCACCGATGCCGATGCGAGAACATCCGCGGTCATGGAGGCCATAGAGCGGGCTGTCGCTTGCGATCCGTTCCTGCCAATCAAGAATGTCTCCGCGTCAGCTCTTTCAGATGCCGACGAGCGTGTCGACTTGCTTGTGCCGCTCCTTGGCCGGAACCAGTCCCCTCCCCGAGCAACCGAAACTATGGCATTTGCGGCGGGAGAAGACCTCTTCAGTTTTGATCGCGTCTACGTTCCGGCCGAAGCCGTGTCACTCGATCGGACTCTGTCGAACTGCCGGTACTGGCAATCTTCGGACGGCCTTGCATCGGGCAATACGCATGACGAGGCAATTTTCCACGGCCTTCTGGAGCGTATCGAACGCGACGCTCATGTCTTGTGGCAGGTTCTTCCTGAATCTAGCCAGCACTCCAGGTGTCTGGAACCCGACGCATTCAGCGATGAGGAGGTTAGGTCCCTTATCGCGAAGATCGAGGATGCGGGCATCCTGCTGCGCATGTTCGACATGACAAGCGATATCGGCATACCGTGTATCGGCGCCTTCCTGGCGGCGAAAACCGCGCTCGCGGCGCGTGCGCCGCGGTATGTCGACGTGACGTTCGGCTGCGGCGCTCATCCATCCTCCGAGCGCGCTGCCATGCGCGCGCTGACGGAAGCCGCGCAGTCCCGGGTCACTTATATTAGCGGCGCACGTGATGACGTATTCCATGAGACCTATCGGCGACCACTGCCAGAGCGGTTGTTAAAGCTGTTTTCCGCTGATCCCTCACGCGGCGTGCCCTTGCCCGGTCCGAACGACCTTGCAGGAATCTTGGGGAACTTGAAGCGGTCGGGTATCACGCAAGCAATCGCCGTTCGACTGAGCGAGCCGGCATTACCCTTCGCGGTCGTCAAGATATTGGTGCCTGGACTGGAAAGTCCTGAGGGAGAGCGACGGTACAGATTTGGCGACAGGGCGATGACAGCATCGTTTACCTCATGA
- a CDS encoding alpha/beta fold hydrolase: MPTVTLNNATFVYDDIGNPDAEPIIALHGGRGIGDRHGEFNAYKVLSDKYRVIAYDQRGCGETSLTPPYTFEQLADDVEAFRVNLCGGRKIILEGGSFGGMIALTYAVKYGQNLSRLILRGTAASYHHEDDAMVVFKQRIHKATSASLDMLDKMFSDRVKDDTELRLIWLALQPLYYEKFDPDAALERTRTMHLHAETHNALFKERLYDLRDKLKDIPVPTLVVCGAEDWICPPNHSRLIAESIPGGELLEVPNANHAVHAEAHEVVIAAIREFLARTAN; this comes from the coding sequence ATGCCGACAGTGACACTCAACAACGCCACCTTTGTCTACGACGACATCGGCAATCCCGATGCCGAGCCGATCATTGCGCTGCATGGCGGGCGCGGCATCGGCGACCGCCACGGAGAGTTCAACGCCTACAAGGTCCTGTCGGACAAATACCGTGTCATCGCCTATGATCAGCGCGGTTGCGGGGAGACGAGCCTGACGCCTCCCTACACGTTCGAGCAGCTGGCCGATGACGTCGAAGCCTTTCGCGTGAACCTGTGCGGCGGCCGCAAGATCATCCTCGAGGGTGGCTCGTTCGGCGGCATGATTGCGCTCACCTATGCCGTGAAATACGGCCAGAATCTGTCGCGGTTGATCCTGCGCGGCACCGCCGCCAGCTATCACCACGAAGACGATGCCATGGTGGTGTTCAAGCAGCGCATCCACAAGGCGACCAGCGCCTCGCTCGACATGCTCGACAAGATGTTCTCCGACAGGGTCAAGGACGATACCGAGCTGCGCCTGATCTGGCTGGCGCTGCAGCCGCTTTATTACGAAAAATTCGATCCGGATGCGGCGCTGGAGCGCACCCGCACCATGCATCTGCATGCCGAGACCCACAACGCACTGTTCAAGGAACGCCTCTACGACCTGCGCGACAAGCTGAAAGACATTCCGGTTCCGACGCTGGTTGTCTGCGGTGCGGAAGACTGGATCTGCCCGCCGAACCATTCGCGCCTGATCGCTGAAAGCATTCCCGGGGGCGAGCTTCTCGAAGTGCCGAACGCGAACCACGCGGTCCATGCCGAAGCGCATGAGGTCGTGATCGCGGCGATAAGGGAATTTTTGGCGCGCACCGCGAACTGA
- a CDS encoding ABC transporter substrate-binding protein, with amino-acid sequence MTRKSIAAAIAALSLGATISTSALAQDKTLTIAITNTINTFDPHMTASVGTDLSLLSHIYPSLVLRSPDMKIAPALATEWTSVDDLTWRIKLRSDATFNDGEKIDAGVVKWNFDRVRDPAVNARIKAWFTLISDVKIISPTEIEIKTSSPYPAMIGQLSMFFLLPPKWAADHKPATETASGGAYVISSVKPGESITLDANPQYWGAKPDFSKVVVRIIPDAASRVAALLAGEVDFINSIPTTEITRIKTSGSAQAGAVPSTRTAFIKFNTLKPPLDNKLLRQAVNYAVDKEGIVKAIFNDQAEIAKCQVTSKSYFGFNADLKPYAYDPEKAAELLKKAGGAPAEPIEIEVPTGIYLNGEEVVQAVASQLEEIGVKTKIVEMQFSAYMDKYLKTKDLGRMSLLSQAWPTIDADGLLTLFAPGNMYAYWDNAEFGKALADGRSTMDVAKRQAAYKKATEVMCDEAPALFLYTQPATYGLSKRITWTARGDDWVRAFDMKPAVN; translated from the coding sequence GTGACCAGAAAATCAATCGCCGCGGCAATCGCCGCACTTTCACTCGGCGCCACGATATCGACATCGGCGCTTGCTCAGGACAAGACGCTGACCATTGCGATCACGAACACGATCAACACGTTCGATCCGCATATGACGGCATCCGTCGGCACCGACCTCAGCCTGCTCAGCCACATCTATCCGTCGCTGGTTCTGCGCAGCCCCGATATGAAGATTGCTCCGGCTCTTGCAACCGAATGGACGAGCGTCGACGATCTGACCTGGCGCATCAAGCTGCGGTCGGACGCCACGTTCAACGACGGCGAGAAGATCGATGCCGGAGTGGTCAAATGGAATTTTGACCGCGTGCGCGACCCGGCCGTCAATGCCCGCATCAAGGCGTGGTTCACGCTGATCTCCGACGTCAAGATCATCAGCCCGACCGAGATCGAGATCAAGACGAGCTCGCCCTATCCGGCGATGATCGGCCAGCTGTCCATGTTCTTCCTGCTGCCGCCGAAATGGGCCGCCGATCATAAGCCGGCTACCGAGACCGCGTCGGGCGGCGCCTATGTCATCTCTTCCGTCAAGCCGGGCGAGAGCATCACGCTCGACGCCAATCCGCAATATTGGGGTGCGAAGCCGGACTTCAGCAAGGTCGTCGTCCGCATCATTCCGGATGCCGCCAGCCGTGTCGCCGCGCTGCTTGCGGGCGAGGTCGATTTCATCAACTCGATCCCGACCACGGAAATTACCCGGATCAAGACCAGCGGCAGCGCCCAGGCCGGCGCGGTGCCGAGCACCCGCACCGCGTTCATCAAGTTCAACACGCTGAAGCCGCCGCTCGACAACAAACTGCTTCGCCAGGCGGTGAACTACGCCGTCGACAAGGAAGGCATCGTCAAGGCGATCTTCAACGACCAGGCCGAGATCGCCAAGTGCCAGGTGACATCGAAGAGCTATTTCGGCTTCAACGCCGATCTGAAGCCCTACGCCTATGATCCGGAAAAGGCGGCCGAACTTTTGAAGAAGGCAGGCGGTGCGCCGGCCGAGCCGATCGAAATCGAAGTGCCGACCGGCATCTACCTGAACGGCGAGGAAGTCGTCCAGGCGGTCGCCAGCCAGCTGGAAGAGATCGGCGTCAAGACCAAGATCGTCGAGATGCAGTTCAGCGCCTATATGGACAAGTATCTGAAGACCAAGGACCTCGGCCGTATGAGCCTGCTCAGCCAGGCCTGGCCGACGATCGATGCCGATGGTCTTCTGACCCTGTTCGCGCCGGGCAACATGTACGCCTACTGGGACAATGCCGAGTTCGGCAAGGCCCTTGCCGACGGCCGCTCGACCATGGATGTGGCCAAGCGCCAGGCGGCCTACAAGAAGGCGACCGAGGTGATGTGCGACGAGGCGCCGGCGCTCTTCCTCTATACCCAGCCCGCCACCTACGGCCTGTCCAAGCGTATCACCTGGACCGCTCGGGGCGACGACTGGGTCCGCGCTTTCGACATGAAGCCTGCGGTGAACTGA
- a CDS encoding helix-turn-helix domain-containing protein, with protein sequence MDQKKPNPIDVHVGSRIRLRRAMLKMSQERLADGLGITFQQVQKYEKGTNRVGASRLQMIATILGAPVGYFFADAPTPLSTTDSKPVVHEEDAVTSFLATREGVELNLAFQRVANAKLRQNIVQLVKSLGAPSGLDRDHADPGATR encoded by the coding sequence ATGGATCAGAAGAAGCCGAACCCGATTGACGTACATGTTGGATCAAGGATCCGGCTGAGGCGGGCCATGCTGAAGATGTCTCAGGAGAGATTGGCCGACGGGCTTGGGATTACTTTCCAGCAAGTGCAGAAATACGAAAAGGGAACCAATCGGGTTGGCGCCAGTCGTCTTCAGATGATCGCAACTATACTGGGCGCGCCTGTTGGCTATTTCTTTGCCGATGCGCCAACCCCGTTGTCGACAACCGATAGCAAACCTGTCGTGCACGAGGAAGATGCGGTGACCTCCTTTTTGGCAACCCGCGAGGGGGTGGAACTCAATCTGGCATTCCAGAGGGTGGCAAATGCGAAGCTCCGCCAAAACATCGTTCAACTGGTCAAATCCTTAGGGGCCCCGTCAGGTCTGGACCGCGATCACGCGGATCCAGGCGCTACGCGTTAG
- a CDS encoding peroxidase-related enzyme (This protein belongs to a clade of uncharacterized proteins related to peroxidases such as the alkylhydroperoxidase AhpD.) — MSTSRFKVKALSWSPYIEPVEVATASEEQLAAMQVTPSNTKVSPYVRTLAHDPESYVARTKLFNAIMYAKGGLDRAERELGALVASAVNRCVYCASVHARRYVELSGREDVVEQIYLRGLEGPFDARTQAIVDFCKALSETPSQATREQVQALRDHGMSKAEIVDLIHSAAIFGWANRLMHTLGHSVPVEAK; from the coding sequence ATGAGCACGTCGCGTTTCAAGGTCAAGGCGCTCTCCTGGTCGCCCTATATCGAGCCGGTCGAGGTTGCCACGGCGAGCGAAGAACAGCTGGCTGCGATGCAGGTGACCCCGTCCAATACCAAGGTTTCCCCCTATGTGCGCACGCTCGCGCATGATCCGGAATCCTACGTGGCCCGCACGAAACTGTTCAACGCCATCATGTATGCCAAGGGCGGCCTCGACCGGGCCGAGCGCGAACTCGGCGCGCTCGTCGCCTCCGCCGTCAATCGCTGCGTCTACTGCGCCTCGGTCCATGCCCGCCGTTATGTCGAACTGTCGGGCCGCGAGGATGTCGTCGAGCAAATCTATCTGCGCGGCCTCGAAGGCCCGTTCGATGCCAGGACCCAAGCGATCGTCGATTTCTGCAAGGCGCTGTCCGAGACGCCGTCGCAGGCCACCAGGGAGCAGGTACAGGCCCTTCGCGATCATGGCATGTCGAAGGCCGAGATCGTCGATCTCATCCACTCCGCCGCCATTTTCGGCTGGGCGAACCGGCTGATGCACACGCTTGGGCATTCCGTCCCTGTCGAAGCCAAATGA
- a CDS encoding TfuA-like protein codes for MKVLFVGPSLPEARRFVADDMIVRPPAMQGDVRLAVDEGARAIGLIDGAFEYVAPVWHKEILYGLSKGVAIFGAASMGALRAAECHAFGMTGIGEIFAAYASETRVDDADVALLHGPEELGYFAITIPMVNVDATVASCCTHGLICGQEARHLKESARSLFFKVRSWNAILANCSEIASGRANEVLRILRHNYLDQKRADAIALIDALRQAEAYSPPTRFEFNRTSLWRDD; via the coding sequence ATGAAAGTACTCTTTGTCGGTCCAAGCCTGCCGGAGGCAAGACGTTTCGTCGCTGATGATATGATTGTGAGGCCGCCGGCGATGCAGGGAGACGTGCGGCTGGCGGTCGACGAAGGTGCGCGGGCCATCGGATTAATTGACGGTGCCTTCGAATATGTCGCCCCCGTCTGGCACAAGGAAATTCTCTACGGTCTCTCGAAAGGCGTGGCGATCTTTGGAGCGGCGAGCATGGGTGCATTGCGGGCGGCAGAATGTCACGCCTTCGGCATGACTGGCATTGGGGAAATCTTTGCGGCCTATGCGAGCGAAACCCGTGTCGACGATGCGGATGTCGCACTGCTGCACGGACCGGAAGAGCTTGGATATTTCGCCATCACCATTCCGATGGTCAATGTAGACGCAACAGTCGCCAGCTGTTGCACGCACGGCCTGATCTGCGGCCAGGAAGCGCGGCATCTCAAAGAAAGCGCGCGATCTTTGTTCTTCAAGGTCCGTAGCTGGAACGCGATCCTGGCAAACTGCTCGGAGATTGCAAGTGGGCGGGCCAACGAAGTCCTGCGAATTCTTCGCCACAATTATTTGGACCAAAAAAGAGCTGACGCCATAGCCCTTATCGACGCTCTGCGTCAGGCCGAGGCCTATTCTCCCCCCACTCGCTTTGAATTTAACCGAACATCTCTCTGGCGCGATGACTAG